CTTTTTACGTTTGTTTGTTAAATAGTGAGAAATTTTACATATCGGCCTTTCTTTTATCATCTTTacatataaacattgtgtttttatgtaaaataattgataaactaGCACATGGTTTTGTTTGTTAACACACTAATCAGATTATCATgtaaataattcttttatttgtttgtttatattttacagtttttaatattatactATTGTGTTTTTAATTAAGGAACTATATATAAGAGCTAGCTTCTCCCAGAAAAAGGTAAAAGGAAGATTTTTAGTTTACTGatttgaaagtttaaaattttaaacagctTATCACTACAAAGTGTTGTTTGAAAGACTTTCAACCGACAGCTACCGAtcatgaaatttgaatattaaatgaataattatatacTGGGACTGTTTTTGATAGACGTTGGTATCTACATCTTATTTCATTGATAGTTACACAATTACAAAGAAACCAATAATAAGATGAAACCGTGACTAAAATCgaattgacttttaaaaaatatagaccccaatgatcataagatattcagtctttttaaaaaaaaaaacacatttgagTTTTAATCGATTAATTTGGCAAAAATTCGAAAAACAGGGagtatttgttattaattttcaactttatatGTTAGTTTTAGAGCTATCAACAAAATAGTTCAAACTAATTAactaattaataaagaaaattgatttaaaagacaatattttttttcaaaagtccatgaagggttagcagatcctgctccacatgtggcacccgtcgtgttgctcgtgTTTTACAAACCCGGTAGAACGTCTTTAGTTCGGTAGGTACCATTCGCatatattttcacatttataTCAGAAGTAAAGGcaataatattcattttactACTATGGTCAGATTTTTGACTGAAACTTTCCATCATgcaaatacatgtttaacttcaatatgtttaaataatgtCAATATAACTAATTGTTCAAACGAAATTACTGTTTGATTTGTAATGTGCTTCTGTTTAATATATACGTGttctatatttatacataaatacTTTAACGTCCACAATGGTCTTATTTATTTGAACTATTagtaaaattattaaagtcaGGCTTAGGTGAGGTTTCGAATTCGTGTCAGATGTTTGGAATCCTTCGTTTTCTTCAATACGATACAAGGTAAAATATTGTGCATCATAACACTTATTTTACTTTACAAATTAGACTTAATAGCTCATGAAGGGGCATTTTCCAACACTACATATATTCTTGATTTCtgttcttttgatttgaaaccCTAAAAAtacttatgtaaaaaaaggtTAAAGACCGAGTCACCCTTTTTcttctacattttaaaaatcaattatctCGAACAGGAGCTTCAtgacctatcatttttttttgtattttgttcctTAACTAATGCTCTTTTGACATATAGTAACAATTTCAAAttcttgatttgttttaatttcgcTTATTAAAGGACATCTTTAAaagactaaataaaaaaaaaatctagaattattttttgcatattttcttattaaacCTTAATGGTAATACCTGTATATTAAATTGGTATAACTCCCAGGTATGACTACGTCTGACTCATACATTTtgattaaacattaaaaaaaaagagaaatcaaaaagtataaaaagaaaaaaatagcaaagaAGGTGATGTCAAATACTTACTTTTTAGTAATCTGAATATAACGGAGGAATAATCAAAATCATTAGCAGAAAAAACACAACaccatgacaaaaaatgaaaattaaaaagcgTTTCATCGTAAGGAACGCTGAAACCCAAGGAGTTGAcagtcaaaatgtgtatatgtcgtgtacaagttgcgattttgtacaggttataacatgtacaaaaatagtGTACacgttataacttgtataatgcaaaaataccagttataacatgtacaaaagtacctcgtacatgttataacctgaaCAACagattgcttaaaaatggtttttaggtatttttagggtttcaaatcaaaagaacaGAAATCAAGAATATATGTAGTGTtttaacctgtacaaaattgcaacttgtacacgacatatatatcgAAGTACGATACCGGAAactatttgacaaaaaaacacattaaatacgAGTTATCTCTTTggtaatcatacaacatctccttattttgatattttgattgaaGATATGTTGAAGCAATCAATTGGAAACATTGTACAATAGAAGTTGTCACTTTTGACTAATGTTACAAGTTGACAGAACATCAAATTGATATTATTGATAAGTAACTTCGAATTTTCTTAAGGATGTTCTTAGGTGAGGTTTGgtgaaaattgataaattaagaagttaaaattgatactttatacTTGTAGAGCATcaattaagaataaaaataagataaacatcctgataggtcatggacctcctttttcgagatatttgagatttacAATATGGTGGGAAAATGCTAACTCGGATTTTTACCTTATTTTCGATTGGTATTTTTaggtctcaaaacaaaagaaagaaaattaagaatcttctaaaattttggtaaatgacttTTCATGAGCCATTAcgttttatatgaaaaaataaatgggtgttgtggggcaaaatattttacatggtattgtatggaaaaacaccaaggagtccgcACATTTGACTCATATTCCCtcaaacctcacctaagtacatcgtTAATTGTACTAATTTATtccaaaataaatgtatgtgGTTGTAATTACTACGCACATCAATATTGCAGTGAATGAACTTGCATTAATATAGTGTACAAATAAAACTAACTCTGGCCTTGCCACGCCTATTCATCATTAAGCTCGAACGGATAATCACTTAGAAATCTTATTAATTCTAGGTGCACTGCCTTAAgttatctaaattatttttacagaaaaacaatataatatattgtaaatttgcaaatgagaattaaaaaaaaaccaatagcATTTTATTTACTATATCCTCCTGTGTAAGTCATTGTGTTCGGACAACTGCCCTATCCAATTTGTGAATACAAAGGCGCACTTAATTGATAATGATATCACTACTgtcttaataaaacaaatttgttttaaattttgattggaaAAGGATACGTATCaaatcaagaaaaataattGGAGTCTCTGCAGACTATTTTTTTGCATTCATGTCCTACAAAACATATGTagaaacaaaagataaaattacaaaatttcgCACTCCAAGGAGAATTAAATCAAATTGCATACTTAAAtgctcaaaaacatcaaataaatgaataacaactgtcatattcgttgtttggtacaggcatttacttatgtagaaaatggtgggtatAACTCGTTTATAAGCTAGCTAATCCTCTCACCTGTATGACAATcgcatacaattccattatattgacaacgatgtgtaaaaaaaatcaaacagacacAATGTACAAATGTCAACAAATTGGgatacaacagtcaacattgtgttatactCTTActcattataaaaagaaaacaatatataacagtaaaaagaaacacaacaagCAATTATAAAGACACAGCACATtagtaaaaatgaaagataCGATTACAAAAAATGGACGTTAAGTCgttcaattgaaaatatatcGAATGTCTCTGTTTTATTGTGCGGGATGTATTACTCCGTGTTATAAAATGGTTTATGAACAGTTATAGACCGCCCAGTAGCCattgacaatgagaaaaatgtgaaacagctCAAAAGACTATATATATGCGTAAAACAGAAATCGAGTACGATAAACTAGTCAGAGACAAACATCGGCTTACAGGCTTCTGATTTTTCACAGGAACACAAAAGAATATGGCGGGTTAAACATGCATTTACCTTATCTTAACTCAAAGAAATGTCATAGCTCAACATGAAAACGAACTTAAAACTATTTGGAGTGGTTAAAGATGCTTCGAGCGagtttgaagtcaatttgaactaATGAATACATCCACTTTATATTAATGTCCTCGGCCTCTGAATAATACACAGAACTACGTCTGGTGGTGGTTCAAATACTGTCATCCAATAAGAAGGATTTACATGTTGTATAGAGAAGTAAACATATGGGAAGCACGTCTTGCAAACGAGCAACATCGTACTTCATGGGTGCAACATCCGGTTATCCCCTTCTGTAGCACCTAATCTCACCACAGTTTTGGTAGGGTTTGTGTTAcgcaaacaaattatttatgtgtcatttgcttttttttgccatggcgatgtatgtttattttcgacataaaagtttgaatgtccctcttgtCTCTTGCGTctctcttttaaaaataaattataacttaGATATATTGGTTATTGATGACGTTGTAATATTTCCGATTAAGTAAGTAGAAAATTGCTTACTACCAACGATTTTCTATATCAAAACTTGGTTCACCAATACGGAACGTAAATGTCATGAAAACAACAGAGAGTGTGTTGAATGTATCTTATCAATATTTCCATCTCCCTTTTATCGATTATCATTTATACGAGATAATGACTTATtacttatttaaaatgtttcatatGAATCAAAAACAAGGTTAATACATCTAGGGTTCGTGAAAAATATCGTTTATAGCACCAACGTTTATGTCCGGTACTTTGAAATAAGTTATGTGATCATTTAGCTGGTTTtcgaagaaaagaaaaaaaaaacgtttagcAGATTTAATCgtatttctgttttgttaaaagagggacgaaagataccaaagggacagtcaaactcgtaaatctaaaacaaactgacaacgccatggctaaaaatgaaaaagacaaacagaaaaacaaaagtacacatgacacaacatagaaaactaaagaataaacaacacgaaccccaccaaaaactaggggtgatctcaggtgctccggaagggtaagcagatcctgctccacatgcggcacccgtcgtgttgcttatgtgattacaaatccggtaaatagtctaattcggtaggtcaaattcatgaaagggaaggggattgtagttacgacgtaaggaacatatccgatatcatttgtgaaacggttattccttaacggtcaaccaactcgtgatggcgtccgtaaaatttacgaagggatgatttcaacttcaccatttggacaTTTGTTAACTTTCGCTATGTGTTCTCTGTCAAGTCGACTTATACGACATGTAGTTAACTGCGTCATTGATATATTCTAGCTTTGATGTTTCGATAATATGATAAATTTAAGGATTGAAAATAATGgtgcaaaataaaatgttaaggGGAGTATTTGTTGCTCagttttagttttctgtaacATGTATTGTGTATTGTTGTTTATCTTATGGTGGTTTGCCTATTAGGTCATTTTATTCTGTTTGTTAATTCTGTTGGTAATTTCTGATTGTCATAATGTTTCTTCCGTCCCTATTTACATAAAATCCTTCCTTTATGATGCGTTTAAAGTTACTGAAGgaatgaatgtaatattttttttgtcaaagaagaaataacataaaaaagttggtgcacactgaataacgctcGTTGCGGGTTAtgaacagtgtgcaccacattttttatgtcatttcgaatagacagaaaaaggattacagtcatttcttataatttaattctaaattccattttaaacggTGGAAAACGATGAAGACGTCAAGATCACATGActtaattatgtctatgggcttataacaaaataacgtcagccaatcagaagacgcgttacatccaaaatttaattatacacttttaacgccatttttcaaacctcaaaatgtaaaatgttcagATTATGACAGTGATTGAATGTAATTAATTCGTATGCTATTCAAAATCTCAATCTTTTGTTGTACGTTGAAAAAATTTCGTAGTTAAGGcatgtttcattttaaattattattcgAAATCTTTGTTTTCAAAAGCCATTTCTTTTGAGCTTAAACTtaaaccgtttttttttaagataacaaTTCAAACGTTTTAAGGATTCCCCCACATCTATTGAacattgtctattttttttctttcaaaattaaattattttcagaTGAGAAGATGATAGTTTTCGATTGAAGCAAACCTGTTAGTAAAAAGGGTGTTTATCATTCGGTGAATCGTTATCTGCTCAACGGGATCTTTGCACGTCACAAATAAAACAGTATCACAATAGAAACATATGGCTATATGTAGTCATGGGTATCGATTTCAGATGTTAAATCCTGATAAGGATTTGAAATATAAGCTCCAATTTCTTTAGTAGATGTTTCTGACAACGAGGAACCAGATCCGTCGGAAAAACCAAtgacatatttatattcatgtaaatCCGTGGCTGGAATCATGGGCTGGTATGGATTCAAATATCCAGATTCCCTTGATATTGTTTCCAAATCCGATGAATGTGTAGATATATAGTCTTGAGTATCTACAGGGTGATCAAGCGGTCGGTTCGTGTTTATATTGCTACATTTTCTACCATGTACGCCTGAGCTTGATGTAATGGATACGTGATCACTTATAGCATCCCCATTTGCGTTTGGTGTCTGTAAAGATACCGATTTAATGTCATTGATGTTACTTGTATTTGAATCTTCATCAACAGGTTGATATGGAGTTAGATAACCGTTGTTATCTGGTTGAACATAACCTCCATTTGTTTCACTTTCTGAGCTAAAGTTGCTATCCATAACGTTTTCAAAGTCATTTATCATATTCAATTCATCAATTACGTCATACACCCCTTCAATGTCTTCTAGTGGAATTTCCGGTAATGGATTTTCTTGTATATTTCTCCTTCTTCTCTTGCTTGTCTGGTATTTCTTTAAATTGCCATAGACTTTTTGGTATCGTTGCTGGCATGCTGTACATAGTAATATAAAGAGTACAAGTACAGCTGCACTTAACGAATAAATTACAATTTCTCTTTCGAGTAAACCTGTAATATAAAACATTCCAATCTAGTTAATTCTTATAACGACAATCATAATGATATATGTTTATCCTATTGTCTtctaataaacaaaaatctcatCCTATTGGACGTTTGGCATGTGATTACGCTTTCACTACGCCTAATATGTAGTGAGATCGTTCTTTTTCCGTTTAAAGTACTTGACTTTTTCAATTGTTCTACACCTGATGAGCTAGATCTACCCAAAAagttaatttttcatattaaaaccTCGTTTTGTAAGCAGAAGTTTAATAACTCGGCTGAAAAGAGtcaaggccgttagttttctcgttagaATTATTTCACATCTTTCATTTTGGAGCTATTTAAAGCTGACAATGCGTTATGGATTTTGCTCATTACTGAATTCTTATTACTTGTGTAATGTTGATCTCTTGTAGATAGTCTCATCGGCAAaaaacacatcttctttttatatatgaaccTTGTTTGTCTAACAAACGATGAATTACTCCAATTCCAACTATTCTAAATCTGATTTACACCTACGCCCAATTATAAGCTCGTTATCGATTTGTTTTGTCTgctgaaatttatttgatagacATATTGACATTGAACGAAGGTACAAATActtgaaaaatttacaaatatttcattatatataaaccttttattttgcaatttaaatatCTGTGTTTGGATATTGTagaatctatataaaaaaaaaaaattaattttcaataacGATAGTTCAGTATTCAatgtaatataatataatattgttgactaaaaattaataaaactttatttcaGCTGGCAAAAATGCTGGATGTGTCTTTGGCGAGCTTGTTATTCCGTCGttttcgtttgttgctgtatataaaatttatttttcgttcattacTTTGTTAACACTCATGCCATTAGTTTTCCCGTATAGAATGTTTTactttgtcatttcggggtgttctatagctgactatatggaTATCAATCActgttgaaggttgtacggtAACCTATGTTCTAGATTTCCATGTCAGTTTGTCTCATATGGAAAGgtattttatttgcaatcataccacgccgtattattttgatatgcatAGATCATTAGACGTGCAAATTCACATCAATAAAAATGTCTGAAACGAGAATAGGTCATTTCCTACGGAAGGAAGTACATTCATTATACGCAATGAGTGCTATCAAATGAATAAGccaattattatatatatttttaaatctgttttaaGTTTCTATTTGCGAAggtaaataaaatgataaagaaaatgttaCTGCATTATATTGTAGAGTAGAGAACGGAAACatgtaatgtgtcaaagaaacaacaacttGACCAAAACGCAGAAAACAGTCCAATTTCAACAATGACTTTCATCGCAGCTTAACAATTCCTCATACAGCTTGTCCCTTAAAGTTTGCTCACCCTTTTTAGTAGACATAGACGtcgttgtttcttttttttcaaaactactaCTTGTATAGATTGTTGAATGTATATTGTCATCCTCTACTCCATTTTCCGTTTGGATTTCAGTGGTAAACCATACAGATTCTGATGTAAAGGCTGCTATTATTGTCGATACGGTAGAAGGTGATGATACTGCACAAACAGGaataatatactagtatatttatacagatatatattaagACTGGTGCAACGATATCGATACTGATAATTGATAAATACGTAAACAGATAAACTTATAATACCTTTAATATGTTGGAACAGCAAATGCAATTATTACGTGTTGGTCGTTTTTGATATAATCAAATAACTCAATACTAAATGTGGTTACATTCCCTTCATCCATATCGTAGGATGTatattcataaaacacattttgaattttgactcAATGATtcttaaactgaaaaaaatgccAGCAAAATTCACAATTATTTAGCATTATTCATGTACCAGAATTCTTGCACCGATCGACGTATACGTTTCGAATAGATTTGTTTacaataatgattttattcGTTTCGCTCggtcgctcggttttggtttgttaccccgattttgttttttgtccatggatttatgagttttgaacagcggtatactactgttgcctttatttataccgATCTCAATTAGAATTAAAcgcattatataatattttcattggAACCAACTTGACTAAATTTATCGTTTCCTCATTTACGTGTTATACGATACGTCGATTCGGATACGCCAGCAAATACTTGATCAATGCAAATGCTCTATTTGTCAGAAGTAATTTGTACCTCCGCAAATTATCTTCTATTAAAACGTTAGACTGGTTCTCTGTCCTTTATCTGTTTGGCTTTCACAACAAAGGTATCTGTGATACCCGTATGTTGCAAGGGAAAGGACCAGCCTATTAGAGGTAACCGGTGAGATCACGAATCACGTACGAATCACGAACGTATCACATAATTTGCCGTATGACACGAAGCGGGATCATTAATGTCAAGTTAGGATGTCTCGTGCATGGGTTCATGAATATCTCGCTACTGtctgttttattcttttattttgtatgtcgTCGTCAGTCACACAGCATTTTCTGATGGGTTTTGAAAgcggggggtggggggggggggaaggggTGAGGCTTACATCttcagaaaaacatattttgattttgattttggtaAAATAAGAATTCGGGCCAGCACCTAGAGTAGGGAACAGCCTTCTGCGtgtaacagttttttttctaaaataaatgatCTGAATGACCAAATCTGCCATGCCGGCACCTTCAGAATCAAATGGTTGCCTCCTTATACCCTTCTCAAAGATAGATGATCGATACCCGCTATAACTgagatatcaaaataatatttaggaAAAGGATGTGAAAAATGGgaaagtggggggggggggggggggggggggtcaattgattttttgacaGTCCCTTGCAAGAAATTtgcaacaaataataaaaaaaaatcatttgtccCTGACCAACCATTTAACATGAAGAGGGGCCATATTTCTTTCGGAAATAATAGTCATGTATTTAACAAGTTGAAACATGACCAATTCTAGCGGGACGTCTATAAATATACTTGTTGATGGGAAGTGACCCCTCCTTGGGTGTAAACATGCAAAGCTTAAGAAAGTATTGactgattgttttaatttatccgGATCATTGTTTAGAATgttctaaataaaaaacaacaaaaagggggaggggagATTCCTTATACTCTTTGTaataaaggaaaaaagaaaaaaaaagaattccgaATACTGTACAGAAAACGTCATATATACTATGTTTTCTTTTGCAAAATAAACGATGACTAACCCAATAAAATATACTGATATAGTTTTATAATTCCAACGTATAAAATtccagttttgttttttttaacggcgtacttttctttttacagcaccaaatatgaaatgaaaacagCAATACCGCATACTCAATGGGTACAAGGGGACGAATCTTTGAATCTAGGATCGGAGCTTGcagattttagaaataaattttatggctagaaaaaaaaacaatgagtATGCTGGCTTCTTGCCAAAAATCTTGGCCttcatattatattatacaataaaataatacatgtgtAATAGATAATCTTGCGTATAgcagttgattttttttgtaaaataaataatctgactgccCAAATCTGCCGTGCCGTCGCCTTCAGAATCACATAGTTGACTCTGTATACCCTGCTCAAAGATAGGTGATCGATACCCGCTATATCTgcgatataaaataatatataggaaaaaaacgggttcggggggggggggggggggggcggatTTGGGGatgtaaaatgatatttttttttaatatttgttgcaAATTTGTTGTTAGGGGCAGTTCCTTAAAATGTCCCTTGCAAGAAATGTGCAacaagtaatttaaaaaaaaaaccatttgtcCCGGGCCGACCATTTAACATGACGAGGGGGCGGgggcatgtttttttttttcagaaataataAAGTTGATTCTGAATTTGAGAAAACAATTGATCTGGCCAGATAAGGAAGAAACAATCTTATCTTGGATAATtaccataaaaaataatgttaaatttgaaaaaagtactTGTCGCgcaggataaaaaaaagttaaacggTCGGTCTCTTAATTTAATGATTGTCCCCATGATTAAATCATGCTATCATTTCACGTGACTTTAAAACCACAGGTATTCATTTATAcgtactgtatatatat
This Mytilus trossulus isolate FHL-02 chromosome 14, PNRI_Mtr1.1.1.hap1, whole genome shotgun sequence DNA region includes the following protein-coding sequences:
- the LOC134697541 gene encoding uncharacterized protein LOC134697541; the encoded protein is MKKQELLCDHKTGCIQGSSNISTEPVSSPSTVSTIIAAFTSESVWFTTEIQTENGVEDDNIHSTIYTSSSFEKKETTTSMSTKKGLLEREIVIYSLSAAVLVLFILLCTACQQRYQKVYGNLKKYQTSKRRRRNIQENPLPEIPLEDIEGVYDVIDELNMINDFENVMDSNFSSESETNGGYVQPDNNGYLTPYQPVDEDSNTSNINDIKSVSLQTPNANGDAISDHVSITSSSGVHGRKCSNINTNRPLDHPVDTQDYISTHSSDLETISRESGYLNPYQPMIPATDLHEYKYVIGFSDGSGSSLSETSTKEIGAYISNPYQDLTSEIDTHDYI